The Alistipes megaguti sequence CCAGAACATGCGAAAAGACGTGCGTGATTCCCTGTCGGTGGCACGAAAGCAGTGTCCGCCGGTACTCGCTCAACCGCTCGATGGTCTTCTCGGGAATCGTATTCGTCAGTGTTGCCATGACTATTCGATGGTTATCGTGAAATCATTGTGGTAGTTCACCCGCGTCCAGTTGTAATTGACGTGGTTGGCGCGACCGACCGGCCGGGTGAACAGATACGTGGTCTGCAGCGGCGTGTAGCGGTGATCCTCCAGGTCATACTCGATATCGCCGTACATGGCCGGCGCGAAGATCATCGCCGTGTCGTAACCGCGATAGGAGAACAGCGTCGGCAGCATGCCGAACGATCGCAGATAGGCGTCGTCGAAAGCCTTGACCACCTCCGAGTCGCGTTTGGCATGGTAGGTTGAGATGAAGACCACGCGATCCTTGAAGAAGATTGCCCGGTCGAGGTTGTTGTAACGGTTCCAGCGGGCATTGCCCAGGACGGTGAACTTCGGAGCCGTGCGTCCGCGCGAGGTGATGCTCGTGTCGGCCGAGGCCAGTCCGGCAAGAATGCGGTCCACATCCACCTCGTTGTCCGAAAGAATCACGAAGACGTTGTCCGCATCGTTCTCCAGCAGCGGAGTCAGATCGCTCGAGCCTTGGGCCCCCTGCTGATACCGATAATTATAGCGCTCGTAAGGCCGGTTGCCCAGCAGCGCAAGGATCTCGTGCTCGAACTCCCGGTCGACGGTCTGCGTATAGATCAACGTCACCCGTTTGTCGGCGGCCACCAGATCGCGCACCTTCTCGTACTTGCGGTCCGGATCGGGTGCCAGCTGGAAAAGCACGTCGCTGTTCATCCGTTCGATGTTGGCCAGCGGCGAAACGACCGGAATCTGGTGCTTCTCGGCATAACGGACCACCGGATAGAGTCCCTCTTCGTAGACGGGCCCCACAATCAGATGGGTGCGCCGGAATGCCTTGTCTTCGAGAATCGAAACGATACGGGCGCTGTCACGGGCCGTGTTGTAGAGATCAACATTGACCGAGATGCCCGACTTCTGCTTTACGCTGTCCAGACCCAGCAGAAAACCCTGGTAAAATTCCAGGTAGTTACCGTTGGGCTCGCCGTTGACGGCCAACGGCAGAAGCACCGCCACATTGAGCGCTTCGCTGCGTCGCAACGCCCGGAACTCGATCGGTTCCACGTCGTCGAAGGGCGGCAGCGAATCACGACGCAGCGTATCCTCGGTTGCCGCGGGCTCTTTTTTATCCTCTCCCGGGACAACGATCATCGCTCCGGCCTTCAGATCGGCCGGCTTCAGTCCACCGTTGAGTGCACTCAACTGCTCTTCCGTGATCCCGAACCGGCGCGACAACGAATAGAAGGTCTCGCCGGCATGGACGATATGATACGACGTACCCGTTTCGGCCACGCTGTTCAACGACTTTTGGTAGGCCTCCCACTGCTGCTGGGTTCCGGCCGCCGTTTCCGAGCCGATCTGTTTGCGGCGGATCAGCACCCGTTCGCCGGGGCGCATGTGCAGCGGATCGAGGTTCGGATTGTCGGCCATCAGCGTCTTGACCGGAATCTCGTACTGACGCGACAGGACGAAGAGCGTCTCGCCCGGCGCGACCTGGTGGAAATTGAACGTCTTGCGCAGTTTGCGCTCCGACATGATCTCCGGCGCCTCGGCCACGTAGGGAATCTTGATGTTCTGATTGGTCTTCAGCCCGCGGACTATCGAGGGGTTGTTCTCCACGATCACCTGTTCGCCCACGCCGTAGGTCTTCGAGAGTCCATAGAGCGTCTCCCCGGCCTGCACCGTATGGATGTAGTATTTAGCCCCGTTGATGTAGACGATCGTCGTGGACTTCCCGCCCGCCAGGGCCGAAAGCCCCCACGCAATCATCAGCAGGGTGGCACAGAGTCGTTTCATCGTCTATTTGTTCTGCAGTTTGTCCCGCATGCGGATCTCGGTGATCACCTTTTTCGTATAGAGCGGGAAATCGCCGTTCATCATCCAGGCATAGTAGCTCGGCTCCATGCGGAAAACCTCCGCCACGGAGCGTCCCTTGTACTTGCCGAATCCGAAGATCTCCTCGCCTTTCTCGTTGTAGAGAATCCGCCCGGCATAGTCGGCCGATTCGCCCCGGCTGGAGAATTCGGCCAGTTTGTCGACGTCGTTCTCCAGATCCGGATAGCGGTCCAGCTGCGCCTTGAGCACCTCGTAGGTGGCCTTCGTGTCGGCCTCGGCCGAGTGGGCATCGTCCAGATCGCGGTCGCAGTAGAACTTGTAGGCTGCAACCAGCGTACGCTGCTCCTTCTTGTGGAAGATGTTCTGCACGTCGATGAACTTGCGGCGTTTGAAATCCACATCCACCCCGGCCCGCAGGAACTCCTCGACCAGCACCGGAAGATCGAACCGGTTCGAATTGAAACCGCCGAAATCACAGCCGCGGATGAACTGTTCGAGCGACTTGGCCACCTGGGCAAAGGTCGGACAATCCTTCACGTCGTCGTCCGTGATGCCGTGGACGGCCGTCGCCTCTTCGGGGATGTGCATCCCGGGGTTCAGCCGCCGGGTCTTCGTGATCTCCTCGCCGTCGGGCATCACCTTGATCATCGAGATCTCCACGATCCGATCCCGGGCCGTATCGATCCCGGTGGTCTCCAGATCGAAGAAAATGATCGGGCGCTTGAGGTTCAACTTCATTTCGGAGGGCCTTATGCGTTGATCATCATCGGCATGAGCAGCATCAGCGTCGAGCTGGTCTGCTTGTCGTCATAGACCGGTTTGAAGACGCCGGCACGCGTCGAGTCGGCCAGTTCGAGCACCACCGTCGGCGTGTCCATGTTCGAGAGGATCTCGACCAGGAACGTCGACTTGAAGCCGATCGAAATGGGCTGTCCGTCGTAGCTGCACGAAATCGTCTCGTTGGCCGATACCGAAAAGTCGATATCCTGCGCCGTGAGGTTGATCCTGTTGTCGGCGATATCCATGCGGATGAGGTTGGTCGTGGGATTCGAGCAGACCGCAACGCGTTTGATACCGTTGACCAGCTCGATGCGGTCGACCAGCACCTTGTTGGGGTTGTTGGCCGGGATCACGGCGTTGTAGTTCGGGTAGTTGCCCTCGATCAGGCGGCATACCAGCGTGTGGCTCTTGAGCGTGAACATGGCGTTCTTCGAATCGAAGGCCATATCAATGGCGTCGTCCTCCTTCAGCAACACCGACTTGAGCAGGTTGGCCGGTTTTTTGGGCAGGATGAACGAGGCCGTCACTTCGTTCTCGGTCTCCGATTCATACTTGACCAGTTTGTGGGCATCCGTTCCGACGAAGGTCAGCGTGCCGGGGGCCAGGCTGATGTAGATACCGTTCATCACGGGGCGAAGCTCATCGTCGGCCGTGGCAAAGATCGTCTTGTTGATGCCGTTGACCAGCATGTCGACATCCATGCGGAGCTCCTTGCGCTCGGCGCTCAGCTGCGGAACGGACGGGTAGCTCACGGCGCTGGCGCCCGGAATCGAGAGCGAACCGCTCTTCCAGTTGATCTTGATCTCCCAGTTCTTGTCGTTGACCTCGATCGTCAGCGGCAGTTCGGGGAACTCCTTCAGCGAATCGAGCATCAGTTTGGCCGGAGCGGCGATCGTGCCTTCGCTTTCGACGCTGTCGACCTCGATCTGGCCGACGAGCGTCGTCTCGAGATCCGACGTGGTCACCGTCAGTGTCGTACCGTTGAGCTCCATGAGGAAGTAGTCCAGAATGGGAAGCGTATTCTTGTTGCTGATCACTTTGCCGGTCGTTGCCAGAAGAGAGAGCAGCGCCGAACTTGATACGGAAAATTTCATAGTTGTATTTCTGTTATTAAAGAGATTCGTGTTGTCGTTATATTTTTATCGGGGGGGGGCGTCGGGCGTCGGTTCGTCCGGGTCAGTCCAGCGCCGCCAGTTTGTCGAGCGCCATGGCGATCATCCGTTTGACGAAGGGTTTGTAGTCGGTGTCGGCTTCGAGGGCGATGCGCTGTGCGATGATCGTGCAGATCGTGGCGGCGCGGTGACCCATCAGGGCCGAGAGTCCGGCCAGCGCCGACCCTTCCATCTCGAAATTGGTGATGCGGCGGCCCCGGAAGTCGAACGATTCGATCTTCTCGTTCAGGTGGATATCGTGGGGTTCGAGACGTACCCAGCGGCCCTGCGGGGCGTAGAAGCCCGGGGCGGCGATGGTGATCCCCTCACGCGTCGTATCGCGGAAATGCTCGAAAAGGGTCTTGTCGGCGTTGACGAAGTAGGGACGCGGCATCTTTTCGTACCAGCCCGTGTGGCGGACGAAAGCCTCCTCCAGCTCCAGATCGCAGACCGCATCGCGTCCCTTGTAGTAGCTCAGCAGGCCGTCGAAGCCGCATGACGTGCGTGAGAAGACGAACTCCCCGACGCGGATATCGGGCTGGATGGCGCCCGAGGTCCCGAGCCGCACGAGGGTCAGCTGCTGTTTTTCGGGCTTCTCCTGCCGCGTGGCGAAGTCGATGTTGGCCAGAGCATCGAGCTCCGTGACACAGATGTCGATGTTGCCGATGCCGATGCCCGTCGAAAGGACGGTCATGCGTTTTCCCCGGTAGGAACCCGTCACGGTACGGAATTCGCGGTTGGAGACTTCGCACTCCTTCGTGTCGAAATGCTCGGCCACGAGGGCCACCCGACCCGGATCACCGACCAGAATGACCGTCGGGGCCAGCTGCTCGGGACGCAGGTGGAGATGAAAAATCGAACCGTCGTCGTTGATAATCAATTCGGAAGCGGGGATAGTCCTCATATTTTGTTGGTTTTAAATTTTCATAATTGGCATAAAAGTAATATATTTACCTCGAATATCAAAACTTCACCGCGAATTTTCTTCTTGTAAAATACCTGTAAAAACCATAGAAACATGACGCTCATCAAATCCATTTCGGGCATCCGCGGAACCATCGGAGGCCCTACGGGCGAGAATCTCACACCGCTCGATATCGTGAAGTTCACGACGGCCTACACTCGTCTGATCTCCCGCCGCAATCCCGGCAAACGGCTCACCATCGTCATCGGCCGCGACGCCCGTCTGTCGGGCGAACTGGTGATGGATTTGGTCGAAGGAACGCTGCTGGCCTGCGGCGCCGACGTCATCAACGTGGGGCTCTGCACCACGCCCGGCACCGAAATGGCCGTCATCACGCGCAAGGCCGACGGAGGCATCATCCTCACCGCCTCGCACAACCCCCGCCAGTGGAACGCCCTCAAGCTGCTCAACGCCCACGGCGAATTCCTCTCGGCGGCCGAGGGGCAGGAGGTGCTCGAACTGGCCGAGGACGAGTCGTTCGAGTTCCCGCCGATCGACCGGATCGGACACCTCCTCGCACGCGAGGACTTCAACGACGAGCACATCCGCCAGGTGCTGGCCCTGCCGCTGGTCGATGTCGAGGCCGTGCGCAAACGCCGCTTCAAGGTGGTCATCGACGCCGTGAACTCCGTGGGCGGCATCGTCATGCCGAAGCTGCTGCGCGAATTGGGCTGCGAGGTGGTCGAGCTCAACTGCGAGCCCACGGGCGAATTTGCCCACAACCCTGAACCGCTGCCCGAGAACCTGACCGAAATTTCGAAGGTCATCGTCCGTGAGAAGGCCGATTTGGGCGTGGTGGTCGATCCCGACGTCGACCGGCTGGCCTTCGTTTCGGAGGACGGTTCGATGTTTGTCGAGGAGTATACGCTGGTGGCCGTGGCCGACTACATTCTCACGGAGCATCCGGGCGGCGTGACGGTTTCGAATCTCTCCTCGTCGCGGGCGCTGCGCGACGTGACGGAGCGTCACGGCGGCAAGTACTACGCTTCGGCCGTCGGCGAGGTCAACGTCACGACGAAGATGAAGGAAGTCGGAGCCGTCATCGGCGGCGAGGGCAACGGCGGAGTGATCTATCCCGAACTTCACTACGGGCGTGACGCTCTGGTCGGTACGGCCCTCTTCCTCACGTGGCTCGCCAAGCGCGGAATGACCATGACCCAGCTGCGCGCCACTTACCCCTCCTACTACGCCTCGAAGAACAAGATCGAGCTGACGCCGGCCATCGACGTGGATAAAGTGCTGCGTGAGATAAAGGCCCGTTATGCCAGTGAGAAAGTGAACGATATCGACGGCGTGAAGATCGACTTCCCGGACAACTGGGTCCACCTGCGCAAGTCGAACACCGAGCCCATCATCCGTGTCTATACCGAGGCGCGGTCGATGAAGGAGGCCGACGAGCTGGCTCAGCGTTTCATCGCCGAAATCAAGCAGATCTGCAATTTACAGTAAGGAGATGGCAGGTCCGTCACGTCCGGGAAGGATGGCCGGGTCTGCCGCAAACAAGTCTGGAAGATGGATCAAGTAAAGGAGTATATCGAAGCCAACAGAGAGCGCTTTATCAATGAGTTGTTCGACCTGCTGCGCATCCCGTCGATCAGCGCCCAGTCGGAGCACAAGCCCGACATGCAGCGCTGCGCCGAGTTCCTGGCCGCGGCGCTGGTCAAGGCCGGAGCCGACCGTGCCGAAGTGATGCCCACGGCGGGCAATCCGGTCGTCTATGCCGAGAAGATCATCGACCCGAAGGCCAGGACCGTGCTGGTCTACGGCCACTACGACGTCATGCCGGTCGATCCGCGCGAGGAGTGGCACACCGACCCCTTCGAGCCGGTCATCCGCGACGGCCGCATCTGGGGTCGCGGCGCCGACGACGACAAGGGCCAGTTGTGGATGCACGCCAAGGCCTTCGAGGCGATGTGCGCCACCGGCACGCTGCCCTGCAACGTGAAGTTCATGCTCGAGGGCGAGGAGGAGATCGGTTCGGCCAGCCTCTACGACTTCTGCCGGCAGAACAAGCGGCTGCTCAAGGCCGACATCATCCTTGTCTCGGACACCTCGATGCTCTCGATGCAGACTCCGTCGATCACCTGCGGACTGCGCGGCCTGGCCTACATGGAGGTCGAGATCACGGGTCCGAACAAGGATCTGCACTCGGGGCTGTTCGGCGGTGCGGTGGCCAATCCGGCCAACGTGCTGACGCGGCTGGTAGCCAGTCTGATCGACGAACAGGGACGGGTGACGATCCCGGGCTTCTACGACGACGTGCGCGAGCTGACCCCCGCGGAGCGCCGCGCCTTCAACCGCGCGCCGTTCAACCTGGCGGCCTACAAGAAGTCGCTCGAGATCGGCGATGTCGAGGGCGAGGCCGGTTACACGACGCTCGAACGCACGGGTGTGCGTCCGTCGCTCGATGTCAACGGCATCTGGGGCGGCTACACGGGCGAGGGAACCAAGACCGTCATCCCGTCGAAGGCTTCGGCCAAGATCTCGATGCGGCTGGTCCCGAATCAGGACTACCGCAAGATCTCGAAGCTTTTCGAACGCCACTTCCGGCGGATTGCCCCCAAGAGCGTGAAGGTCGTCGTCCGGTCGCTCCACGGCGGCATGCCCTACGTCGCCCCGACCGACATGCCTGCCTACAAGGCTGCCGAGCGTGCCGTCACGGAGACCTTCGGCAAGAAGCCGCTACCCTTCTATTCCGGAGGGTCGATCCCGGTCATCAGCGGGTTCGAGTCGATTCTCGGCATCAAGTCGCTGCTCATCGGCTTCGGACTGGCCGAGGATGCCATCCACTCGCCCAACGAGAGCTACGGCCTCGAGCAGTTCGAGCGCGGCGTGGAGACCATTCCGCTCTTCTACAAGTATTTCGCCGAAAGCCATTAGAGCGATGTACGAGGAGTATCTGGAGTTCGCCGTCGGGCTGGCCCGGCAGGCCGGAGCCATTCAGATGGAGAGTTTCCGGGGCGGCGATCTCGGGGTAGAGGCCAAGTCGAACCTCTACGACGTGGTGACGCGCGTCGACAAGGCCTGCGAGGCGCTCATCGCCCGCAGCATCACGGAGCGTTATCCCGACCACGCCCTGCTGGGCGAGGAGGGCGGTCTGCGCGGCCGGGCCGACAGCGAGTGGCGCTGGGTGGTCGACCCGCTGGACGGCACAACCAACTACAGCCAGGGACTGCCTCTCTTTACGGTCTCGATCGCCCTGCAACGGAACGGGCAGCCGGTTGTCGGCGTCGTCTATGCCCCCTGCGTGGACGAGCTCTACACGGCGGTCCGCGACGACGGGGCATGGCTTGCGGAACGCGGCCGCGAACCCCGGCAGATTCATGTTGCCCGGAAAGAGGATCTGCAGACGGCGGTCCTCGTGACGGGATTTCCCTACGACAAGGCCTCCAACGCGGACAACAATCTGGACAACGTCTCGCGCATTCTGACCCGCATCCGCGGATTGCGCCGGCTGGGGTCGGCGGCCTACGACCTGTGCTGCGTGGCGGCCGGTTGGACCGACGGTTTCTGGGAGCTGGCTCTCCACGAGTGGGATGTAGCGGCTGGTGAGTTGATCGTCGCGGAGGCCGGAGGCGTGGTCGAATCGCTGCGCGACAACCGTGGCGTATCGATCGCGGCCGGCAATTCACACATGGTCGAGACCATGCGGAAATTCGTCCGATAGGCCTGCAGTCGTCGACGTGAGGATCGCCGATTCGGTCACAAACAGGGGGTGGAAAACATTTCCCGCCCCTTTTGCATATCTCTTATCTTGTGGCTTTAGAAACTGGGAAACATGTGCGGAATTGTCGGTTATGTCGGACGGCGCGAAGCCTGCCCGATTCTCCTCAAAGGTTTGCATCGCCTCGAATACCGTCTCGAAGGCGTATTACCACGAGGTGGCTTCGGCACTGCTTCACCTGCCCGAGACGCTCGAGGAGGTGCTCAAGGTGGCGCCGCAGATCGCCGACCTCTCGAAAATCTTCACCTATGCCCGCAACTTCATCTACCTGGGGCGCGGATACAACTACCCCACGGCCCTCGAAGGGGCGCTGAAGCTCAAGGAGATCTCCTACATCCACGCCGAGGGCTACCCCGCCGCCGAGATGAAGCACGGTCCCATCGCGCTGATCGACGCCGAGATGCCGACCGTGGCCATCGCAACGCCCGACCACACCTACGAGAAGACCGCTTCGAACATCGAGGAGATCAAAGCCCGCGGCGGCAAGATCATCGCCGTCTGTGCCCGCGGAGACCGGCAGGTGAGTCGTTCGGCCGACTACGTCATCGAGGTGCCGGTCATCACCGAGTGTCTCATGCCGGTGGTCGTCTCGGTACCGCTGCAGCTGCTGGCCTACTACATCGCCGTCTACAAGGGTCGCAATGTCGATCAAACCCGCAACCTGGCCAAGTCGGTGACCGTCGAGTAGGCGTTGGCGCGGGAACAAACCAAACATCGAAGCTCCCAAGAGGAAACAGTAACACGAAAGGCCGGATCATCGGGGAATGTTCTCCGCAACAGTTCAGCAAAACGGCGGATCAGGAAACTGCAAGACTTGGAACAACCAGTCAACTGATAGACGGATTACAAAAAAGGTGGAAGCGAAAACTTCCACCTTTTTTCATTGCCGGATTGCCGAATTCCGGGTTCTTGTCAGAGAGCGCCGGCTCCGGTTCCCTATTCGCCGGTCCCGTTCTCCTATTGCTGGAATCCGGCCTTCGTCAGGCTCCGGCTCCGTCCGGCTGCATTCCTCCGGGGAATCCGCCGGTCACATCTCTTCGTAGGCGTACTGGATGGCCCGGTTCAACTGCGCGATAAAGGGCTGCGTGCGGCGGAACTCCGCGACGACACGCGCCGCCAGATCCTCCGCATGCACAAACTCTTCGTCAACCTGCTTCACCAGGCAAAAGTCCTTCTGTTTGAGCAGATCCGCATGTTCCGAATCGGACGGAAAGCCCGTCGGGACCCGCTTGAGGCGGTTCGTCGAATCGAGCCGAAACCCACGGGCCGCGAGGATCGACTGCTGCATCTCGGCCCCATGGTCCAATACCTCTTCGCGGATCGACCGCAGCACAGCCGGTTCAAGGCAGACCGCACCCGACCCCAGCAGGTGGTTGCAACCCTTCCCCTCGTCCGTCACCGGTTCGAGCTGGAAGTAGTAACCCGCATAGCCAGACTTCTTGCCCTTCGGAGCGACAAAGGCGCCGATCCAGGTCTTGTAGGGACGCTTGTCGGGCGAGAAACGCGTATCGCGGGCGATGCGGTAGGTGCAGTCCTGCGGCCGCAGACCGCGCACCGAGTCGTCGAACGACGCGATGCCCTCGATGAGCTTCGCCGTGAAGTCGGCCCACAACCCCTTGACGTGCGTCCACTCCGCCCGGTGGGCATCGAACCACTCGCGGTCGTTGTTCTCATACAGCCGCCGCAGGAAATCCAATATCTCCTCCGTCAGCATGCTACCAGGCAAAGAGTGGATAGTTGGCCATCAGCGCGTTGACCTCCTTGCGGACGGCGGCGATGTTGGCCTCGTTCTCCGGATCGTTCAGCACCCGGTCGATCAGCCCGACGATGTAGTCCATCTGATCCTCCTTCAGGCCGCGCGTGGTGATGGCCGGCGTACCGAAGCGCAGTCCCGAGGTCTGGAACGGCGAGCGCGAATCGAACGGAACCATGTTCTTGTTGGTCGTGATGTCGGCCGCAACGAGGCACTTCTCGGCCAGCTTGCCCGTCAGATCGGGGAACTTCGTGCGCAGGTCGACCAGCATCAGGTGGTTGTCCGTACCGCCCGAGACGATCTTGTATCCACGCTTCATGAAGGCTTCGGCCATGGCGGCGGCATTCTTCTTGACCTGGAGCTGGTACTCCTTGTACTCGGGCTGCAGCGCTTCACCGAAGGCCACGGCCTTGGCTGCAATGACGTGCTCCAGCGGCCCGCCCTGGATGCCGGGGAAGACCGATGCATTGAGAATCTGCGACATCATCTTCACGGCGCCCTTCGGCGTGGTGAGCCCCCACGGATTCTCGAAATCCTTGCCCATGAGGATGATACCTCCGCGCGGACCGCGCAGCGTCTTGTGGGTCGTCGAGGTGACGATATGGGCGTATTTCACCGGGTTGTCCAACAGCCCGGCGGCGATCAGACCCGCCGTGTGGGCCATGTCGACCATCAGCAGCGCGCCCACCTTGTCGGCGATCTCACGCATGCGCTTGTAGTCCCACTCGCGCGAATAGGCCGAAGCGCCGCCCACGATCAGTTTCGGACGGCACTCCATGGCCAGCTGCTCCATGGCATCGTAGTCGATGCGGCCCGTAGCCTCGTCCAGCCGGTAGCCGACGGCCTTGAAGTACTTGCCCGACATGTTGACCGGCGAACCGTGCGAAAGGTGGCCACCGTGTGCGAGGTCCAGCCCCATAAAGGTGTCGCCCGGCTGCATGCAGGCGAAGAAGACCGCCATGTTGGCCTGGGCGCCCGAGTGCGGCTGAACGTTGGCCCACTCCGCACCGTAGAGTTCGCAAAGACGCTCGATGGCCAGCGACTCCACCTTGTCAACCACCTCGCAACCTCCGTAGTAACGTGCTCCGGGGTAACCTTCGGCATACTTGTTCGTGAGCACCGAGCCCATGGCCTCCATCACCTCATCGCTGACGAAGTTCTCCGAGGCGATCAGCTCGAT is a genomic window containing:
- a CDS encoding LysM peptidoglycan-binding domain-containing protein, with the translated sequence MKRLCATLLMIAWGLSALAGGKSTTIVYINGAKYYIHTVQAGETLYGLSKTYGVGEQVIVENNPSIVRGLKTNQNIKIPYVAEAPEIMSERKLRKTFNFHQVAPGETLFVLSRQYEIPVKTLMADNPNLDPLHMRPGERVLIRRKQIGSETAAGTQQQWEAYQKSLNSVAETGTSYHIVHAGETFYSLSRRFGITEEQLSALNGGLKPADLKAGAMIVVPGEDKKEPAATEDTLRRDSLPPFDDVEPIEFRALRRSEALNVAVLLPLAVNGEPNGNYLEFYQGFLLGLDSVKQKSGISVNVDLYNTARDSARIVSILEDKAFRRTHLIVGPVYEEGLYPVVRYAEKHQIPVVSPLANIERMNSDVLFQLAPDPDRKYEKVRDLVAADKRVTLIYTQTVDREFEHEILALLGNRPYERYNYRYQQGAQGSSDLTPLLENDADNVFVILSDNEVDVDRILAGLASADTSITSRGRTAPKFTVLGNARWNRYNNLDRAIFFKDRVVFISTYHAKRDSEVVKAFDDAYLRSFGMLPTLFSYRGYDTAMIFAPAMYGDIEYDLEDHRYTPLQTTYLFTRPVGRANHVNYNWTRVNYHNDFTITIE
- a CDS encoding 3'-5' exonuclease, which gives rise to MKLNLKRPIIFFDLETTGIDTARDRIVEISMIKVMPDGEEITKTRRLNPGMHIPEEATAVHGITDDDVKDCPTFAQVAKSLEQFIRGCDFGGFNSNRFDLPVLVEEFLRAGVDVDFKRRKFIDVQNIFHKKEQRTLVAAYKFYCDRDLDDAHSAEADTKATYEVLKAQLDRYPDLENDVDKLAEFSSRGESADYAGRILYNEKGEEIFGFGKYKGRSVAEVFRMEPSYYAWMMNGDFPLYTKKVITEIRMRDKLQNK
- the dnaN gene encoding DNA polymerase III subunit beta, which codes for MKFSVSSSALLSLLATTGKVISNKNTLPILDYFLMELNGTTLTVTTSDLETTLVGQIEVDSVESEGTIAAPAKLMLDSLKEFPELPLTIEVNDKNWEIKINWKSGSLSIPGASAVSYPSVPQLSAERKELRMDVDMLVNGINKTIFATADDELRPVMNGIYISLAPGTLTFVGTDAHKLVKYESETENEVTASFILPKKPANLLKSVLLKEDDAIDMAFDSKNAMFTLKSHTLVCRLIEGNYPNYNAVIPANNPNKVLVDRIELVNGIKRVAVCSNPTTNLIRMDIADNRINLTAQDIDFSVSANETISCSYDGQPISIGFKSTFLVEILSNMDTPTVVLELADSTRAGVFKPVYDDKQTSSTLMLLMPMMINA
- a CDS encoding nucleoside phosphorylase, which produces MRTIPASELIINDDGSIFHLHLRPEQLAPTVILVGDPGRVALVAEHFDTKECEVSNREFRTVTGSYRGKRMTVLSTGIGIGNIDICVTELDALANIDFATRQEKPEKQQLTLVRLGTSGAIQPDIRVGEFVFSRTSCGFDGLLSYYKGRDAVCDLELEEAFVRHTGWYEKMPRPYFVNADKTLFEHFRDTTREGITIAAPGFYAPQGRWVRLEPHDIHLNEKIESFDFRGRRITNFEMEGSALAGLSALMGHRAATICTIIAQRIALEADTDYKPFVKRMIAMALDKLAALD
- the glmM gene encoding phosphoglucosamine mutase; translated protein: MTLIKSISGIRGTIGGPTGENLTPLDIVKFTTAYTRLISRRNPGKRLTIVIGRDARLSGELVMDLVEGTLLACGADVINVGLCTTPGTEMAVITRKADGGIILTASHNPRQWNALKLLNAHGEFLSAAEGQEVLELAEDESFEFPPIDRIGHLLAREDFNDEHIRQVLALPLVDVEAVRKRRFKVVIDAVNSVGGIVMPKLLRELGCEVVELNCEPTGEFAHNPEPLPENLTEISKVIVREKADLGVVVDPDVDRLAFVSEDGSMFVEEYTLVAVADYILTEHPGGVTVSNLSSSRALRDVTERHGGKYYASAVGEVNVTTKMKEVGAVIGGEGNGGVIYPELHYGRDALVGTALFLTWLAKRGMTMTQLRATYPSYYASKNKIELTPAIDVDKVLREIKARYASEKVNDIDGVKIDFPDNWVHLRKSNTEPIIRVYTEARSMKEADELAQRFIAEIKQICNLQ
- a CDS encoding dipeptidase — translated: MDQVKEYIEANRERFINELFDLLRIPSISAQSEHKPDMQRCAEFLAAALVKAGADRAEVMPTAGNPVVYAEKIIDPKARTVLVYGHYDVMPVDPREEWHTDPFEPVIRDGRIWGRGADDDKGQLWMHAKAFEAMCATGTLPCNVKFMLEGEEEIGSASLYDFCRQNKRLLKADIILVSDTSMLSMQTPSITCGLRGLAYMEVEITGPNKDLHSGLFGGAVANPANVLTRLVASLIDEQGRVTIPGFYDDVRELTPAERRAFNRAPFNLAAYKKSLEIGDVEGEAGYTTLERTGVRPSLDVNGIWGGYTGEGTKTVIPSKASAKISMRLVPNQDYRKISKLFERHFRRIAPKSVKVVVRSLHGGMPYVAPTDMPAYKAAERAVTETFGKKPLPFYSGGSIPVISGFESILGIKSLLIGFGLAEDAIHSPNESYGLEQFERGVETIPLFYKYFAESH
- a CDS encoding inositol monophosphatase family protein encodes the protein MYEEYLEFAVGLARQAGAIQMESFRGGDLGVEAKSNLYDVVTRVDKACEALIARSITERYPDHALLGEEGGLRGRADSEWRWVVDPLDGTTNYSQGLPLFTVSIALQRNGQPVVGVVYAPCVDELYTAVRDDGAWLAERGREPRQIHVARKEDLQTAVLVTGFPYDKASNADNNLDNVSRILTRIRGLRRLGSAAYDLCCVAAGWTDGFWELALHEWDVAAGELIVAEAGGVVESLRDNRGVSIAAGNSHMVETMRKFVR
- a CDS encoding DUF2461 domain-containing protein; translated protein: MLTEEILDFLRRLYENNDREWFDAHRAEWTHVKGLWADFTAKLIEGIASFDDSVRGLRPQDCTYRIARDTRFSPDKRPYKTWIGAFVAPKGKKSGYAGYYFQLEPVTDEGKGCNHLLGSGAVCLEPAVLRSIREEVLDHGAEMQQSILAARGFRLDSTNRLKRVPTGFPSDSEHADLLKQKDFCLVKQVDEEFVHAEDLAARVVAEFRRTQPFIAQLNRAIQYAYEEM
- the glyA gene encoding serine hydroxymethyltransferase; protein product: MKRDSRIFDLISEERSRQMHGIELIASENFVSDEVMEAMGSVLTNKYAEGYPGARYYGGCEVVDKVESLAIERLCELYGAEWANVQPHSGAQANMAVFFACMQPGDTFMGLDLAHGGHLSHGSPVNMSGKYFKAVGYRLDEATGRIDYDAMEQLAMECRPKLIVGGASAYSREWDYKRMREIADKVGALLMVDMAHTAGLIAAGLLDNPVKYAHIVTSTTHKTLRGPRGGIILMGKDFENPWGLTTPKGAVKMMSQILNASVFPGIQGGPLEHVIAAKAVAFGEALQPEYKEYQLQVKKNAAAMAEAFMKRGYKIVSGGTDNHLMLVDLRTKFPDLTGKLAEKCLVAADITTNKNMVPFDSRSPFQTSGLRFGTPAITTRGLKEDQMDYIVGLIDRVLNDPENEANIAAVRKEVNALMANYPLFAW